One genomic segment of Streptomyces sp. RKND-216 includes these proteins:
- a CDS encoding O-acetyl-ADP-ribose deacetylase, with protein MTALRLVRGDLTEQRVDAVVNAANSSLLGGGGVDGAIHRAGGPEVLAECRELRASHYGGGLPTGQAVATTAGRLPARWVVHTVGPVHSRSEDRSAQLASCYRESLRVARELGARTVAFPAVSTGVYRWPADDAARIAVAAVRETVASAPDAFEEVRFVVLDAPAEQAFHGLL; from the coding sequence ATGACGGCACTGAGGCTGGTACGGGGCGACCTCACCGAGCAGCGGGTGGACGCGGTGGTCAACGCCGCCAACTCGTCCCTGCTCGGCGGCGGGGGAGTGGACGGCGCGATCCACCGCGCGGGCGGGCCGGAGGTCCTCGCCGAGTGCCGCGAGCTCCGCGCCTCCCACTACGGCGGCGGGCTGCCCACCGGACAAGCCGTGGCCACCACCGCGGGCCGCCTCCCCGCCCGCTGGGTCGTCCATACCGTCGGACCGGTGCACAGCCGCAGCGAGGACCGCTCCGCGCAGCTGGCCTCCTGCTACCGCGAGTCGCTGCGCGTCGCCCGCGAACTCGGGGCGCGCACGGTTGCCTTCCCCGCCGTCTCGACCGGCGTCTACCGCTGGCCGGCCGACGACGCCGCACGCATCGCGGTGGCCGCCGTCCGGGAGACCGTGGCCTCCGCACCGGACGCGTTCGAGGAGGTCCGCTTCGTCGTCCTCGACGCCCCCGCCGAACAGGCCTTCCACGGCCTGCTCTGA
- a CDS encoding L,D-transpeptidase family protein, with protein MRTRPGSSRSTVPACHSRAAAAACTTAVALLLAGCGTGQDTPGGDRGSHTQDGGGEADATSGARHLPGVGARYRARIPEAAGQVVVVHGEGRDSARSRVELWARGGERDGGDEREGRGGTGAWSLEKRWQGHNGKRGWTTDHHEGDKRTPVGVFTLTDAGGVDAAPAGTALPYLHSAAFTPPAHWADRTEHDFDHVVAIDYNRVPGTSPLDPTRPRGQEKGGFIWLHLDHGSGTSGCVSVPRRAMEHLLRTLDPDRRPVIVMGDRATLRD; from the coding sequence ATGCGCACACGCCCCGGAAGCAGCAGGAGCACGGTGCCCGCCTGCCACTCCCGCGCGGCCGCCGCGGCCTGCACGACCGCCGTGGCGCTGTTGCTCGCGGGCTGCGGCACGGGCCAGGACACCCCGGGCGGGGACCGCGGCTCCCACACGCAGGACGGGGGCGGGGAGGCCGACGCGACCTCCGGTGCGCGGCACCTGCCGGGTGTCGGCGCCCGCTACCGCGCCCGGATACCCGAGGCCGCCGGCCAGGTCGTCGTGGTCCACGGCGAGGGCCGCGACTCGGCCCGCTCCCGGGTGGAGTTGTGGGCCCGAGGGGGCGAGCGGGACGGCGGTGACGAGCGGGAAGGCCGCGGCGGCACCGGCGCCTGGTCGCTGGAGAAGCGCTGGCAGGGCCACAACGGCAAACGGGGCTGGACCACCGACCACCACGAGGGCGACAAGCGGACTCCGGTCGGCGTCTTCACCCTCACCGACGCGGGCGGCGTCGACGCCGCACCGGCCGGCACCGCACTGCCCTACCTGCACTCCGCCGCGTTCACGCCGCCCGCACACTGGGCGGACCGGACCGAGCACGACTTCGACCACGTCGTCGCCATCGACTACAACCGCGTCCCCGGCACCAGCCCGCTGGACCCGACCCGTCCTCGCGGCCAGGAGAAGGGCGGCTTCATCTGGCTGCACCTGGACCACGGCAGCGGCACCTCCGGCTGCGTCAGCGTGCCCCGGCGGGCGATGGAGCACCTGCTGCGCACCCTCGACCCGGACCGCCGCCCGGTCATCGTGATGGGCGACCGCGCCACGCTCCGCGACTGA
- a CDS encoding ABC transporter ATP-binding protein, with protein sequence MIGVAPPAYDPAAPESVTTLPVGAPATVRAYVRELTRRHRRAFTTLVVVNAVAVTASMVGPYLLGGVVEDLSSGSGDLHPERTVALFAVALVVQAFFVRLVRLRGAMLGETMLADLREDFLVRSVALPPGVLERAGTGDLLSRITTDIDRLSNAMREAVPQLSVGVVWAGLLLSALTLTAPPLAVAVLVAGPLLTVGCRWYYRRAGAAYRSESAGYAAVAAALAETVDAGRTVEAHRLGRRRVALSERRIAEWTAWERYTLWLRTVLFPVVNATHVVVLGATLMFGGWFVLQGWLTVGQLTTGALFAQMLVEPVGLILRWYDELQVAQVSLARLVGVREIETEAGEDHVRPEGRDVTADRVRFGYHAGADVLHGVSLDVPAGTRMALVGPSGAGKSTLGRLLAGIYAARAGEVTLGGAELSRMPTERVREHVALVNQEHHVFVGSLRDNLLLARTDASDAELWAALGAVSADGWARAMPDGLDSEVGSGGRTVTPAQAQQIALARLVLADPHTLVLDEATSLLDPRAARHLERSLARVLDGRTVVAIAHRLHTAHDADVIAVVEDGRISELGSHDALIAADGPYAALWRSWHG encoded by the coding sequence ATGATCGGAGTAGCTCCCCCCGCCTACGACCCGGCCGCGCCCGAGTCGGTCACCACGCTGCCCGTGGGTGCTCCGGCGACGGTGCGGGCGTACGTGCGCGAGCTGACGCGGCGGCACCGGCGCGCTTTCACCACGCTGGTCGTGGTCAACGCCGTCGCGGTCACCGCCTCGATGGTGGGTCCCTACCTGCTGGGCGGCGTGGTCGAGGACCTGTCGTCCGGCTCCGGGGACCTGCATCCGGAGCGCACGGTCGCGCTGTTCGCCGTCGCCCTCGTCGTGCAGGCGTTCTTCGTACGGCTGGTGCGGCTGCGCGGCGCGATGCTCGGCGAGACGATGCTGGCGGACCTGCGCGAGGACTTCCTGGTGCGGTCGGTGGCGCTGCCGCCGGGCGTGCTGGAGCGCGCCGGTACCGGCGACCTGCTGTCCCGCATCACCACGGACATCGACCGGCTCTCCAACGCCATGCGAGAGGCCGTGCCGCAGCTCTCGGTGGGCGTGGTGTGGGCCGGGCTGCTCCTCAGCGCCCTGACCCTGACGGCGCCGCCGCTTGCGGTGGCGGTGCTGGTCGCCGGGCCACTGCTGACGGTCGGGTGCCGCTGGTACTACCGCCGCGCCGGAGCGGCCTACCGCTCCGAGTCCGCCGGGTACGCGGCGGTCGCCGCCGCGCTGGCCGAGACCGTGGACGCGGGCCGGACCGTCGAGGCGCACCGGCTCGGCCGGCGCCGGGTCGCCCTCTCCGAGCGGCGCATCGCCGAGTGGACCGCCTGGGAGCGGTACACGCTGTGGCTGCGCACGGTGCTCTTCCCCGTGGTCAACGCCACGCACGTGGTGGTGCTCGGGGCGACGCTGATGTTCGGCGGATGGTTCGTCCTCCAGGGCTGGCTGACCGTCGGACAGCTCACCACCGGTGCGCTCTTCGCCCAGATGCTGGTGGAGCCCGTCGGGCTGATCCTGCGCTGGTACGACGAGCTGCAGGTCGCGCAGGTGTCGCTGGCTCGCCTGGTGGGCGTGCGCGAGATCGAGACGGAGGCCGGCGAGGACCACGTTCGGCCGGAGGGACGGGACGTGACCGCGGACCGCGTCCGGTTCGGCTACCACGCGGGCGCCGACGTGCTGCACGGCGTGTCCCTCGACGTGCCGGCCGGCACGCGGATGGCTCTGGTCGGTCCGTCCGGGGCGGGCAAGTCGACGCTGGGCAGGCTGCTGGCCGGCATCTACGCCGCCCGCGCCGGAGAAGTGACGCTCGGCGGCGCGGAGTTGTCGCGCATGCCGACCGAACGGGTGCGCGAGCACGTCGCGCTGGTCAACCAGGAGCACCACGTCTTCGTCGGCTCCCTGCGGGACAACCTGCTGCTGGCCCGCACCGACGCGTCCGACGCCGAACTGTGGGCCGCACTCGGCGCCGTGAGCGCGGACGGCTGGGCGCGCGCCATGCCGGACGGCCTGGACAGCGAGGTCGGCTCCGGCGGCCGCACGGTCACGCCCGCGCAGGCCCAGCAGATCGCGCTGGCCCGCCTGGTGCTGGCCGACCCGCACACGCTGGTCCTCGACGAGGCGACGTCGCTGCTCGACCCGCGCGCGGCACGGCACCTGGAACGTTCGCTGGCCCGAGTCCTGGACGGGCGGACGGTGGTCGCGATCGCGCACCGCCTGCACACGGCGCACGACGCGGACGTCATCGCCGTGGTGGAGGACGGGCGCATCAGCGAACTCGGCAGCCACGACGCGCTGATCGCGGCCGACGGCCCGTACGCGGCACTCTGGCGCAGCTGGCACGGCTGA
- a CDS encoding metal-dependent hydrolase has protein sequence MMGPAHSLSGAAAWLGAGAAAAWFDRPMPWPVLVVGALICAGAALAPDLDQPSATISRAFGPLGRGLCTVIGKLSETVYNATRGKGERPRTGGHRTLTHTWPWAVLIGAGFSAAAVYGGRWAVLAILFVHVVLAVEGLLWRAARVSSDVLVWLLGAAGAWILTNILIKPGNGAEWLVGDPELRYAWLGLPIVLGALVHSIGDALTISGCPILWPIPIRGKRWYPLGTPRFMRFRAGAWVEVSVLMPLFMIVGGAGGVYALDLF, from the coding sequence ATGATGGGACCGGCGCACTCGCTCTCCGGAGCGGCGGCATGGCTCGGAGCCGGGGCGGCGGCGGCCTGGTTCGACCGGCCCATGCCCTGGCCGGTCCTGGTGGTGGGCGCCCTCATATGCGCCGGCGCGGCGCTCGCCCCCGACCTCGACCAGCCGTCGGCGACCATCTCGCGGGCTTTCGGCCCGCTGGGTCGCGGCCTGTGCACCGTCATCGGCAAGCTGTCGGAGACGGTCTACAACGCCACCCGCGGCAAGGGGGAACGCCCTCGCACCGGCGGCCACCGCACCCTCACGCACACCTGGCCGTGGGCGGTGCTCATCGGAGCGGGCTTCTCCGCCGCGGCGGTGTACGGCGGCCGGTGGGCCGTGCTGGCCATCCTCTTCGTCCACGTCGTGCTCGCCGTGGAGGGCCTGCTGTGGCGCGCGGCCCGCGTCTCCAGCGACGTGCTGGTGTGGCTGCTGGGCGCCGCCGGGGCGTGGATCCTCACCAATATCCTGATCAAGCCCGGCAACGGCGCGGAATGGCTCGTCGGCGACCCGGAGCTGCGCTACGCGTGGCTCGGCCTGCCCATCGTGCTGGGAGCACTGGTGCACAGCATCGGGGACGCGCTGACGATCTCCGGCTGCCCGATCCTGTGGCCCATACCGATAAGGGGCAAGCGGTGGTATCCGCTGGGGACACCGCGGTTCATGCGGTTCCGCGCAGGGGCGTGGGTCGAGGTCAGCGTGCTGATGCCGCTGTTCATGATCGTCGGCGGTGCGGGCGGCGTCTACGCCCTCGACCTCTTCTAG
- a CDS encoding VOC family protein, translating into MPARFKSVTLDALDHQALADWWCRALGYLRRESPAGRESRPDEWPVPLYDPTGHGPVLWINPVPEPKTVKNRMHLDVYGNTDEMVTLGAKLLRRRGGGREWDVLTDPEGNEFCVFPPKRRPTG; encoded by the coding sequence ATGCCCGCTCGCTTCAAGTCCGTGACCCTGGACGCCCTGGATCACCAGGCGCTCGCCGACTGGTGGTGCCGTGCGCTGGGCTACCTGCGGCGGGAGTCCCCGGCGGGCCGGGAGAGCCGTCCGGACGAGTGGCCGGTGCCTTTGTACGACCCGACCGGCCACGGGCCGGTGCTGTGGATCAACCCGGTGCCCGAGCCCAAGACGGTGAAGAACCGGATGCACCTCGACGTCTACGGCAACACCGACGAGATGGTGACCCTGGGGGCGAAGCTGCTGCGGCGCCGCGGCGGCGGCCGGGAGTGGGACGTGCTGACCGACCCCGAGGGCAACGAGTTCTGCGTGTTCCCGCCCAAGCGGCGGCCCACCGGCTGA
- a CDS encoding questin oxidase family protein — protein sequence MGNDSGVLDEALDRLHATGPEFEGWLTNHAPMAVEALARHGRADAVHTWLDRYRGRLDEAPRPYERVTAAGWREALGDHRRLADWTDFFLQETAEQPWRAVLGLWWPRLLPGISGAATHPVIRIGHAVRTLLHDGETAPRRAELAHALGYWAARHAVLPEDLRPVRAPDGAPAALDAVRPVRQEGGIRDRLARLGELPAWPGGTVPEPEAARERLVELVRAATHRYGTRAHGSPVMLVHAATAPNAVLRTLPALAPQLWEPSLRAAWAAAAAVTAAYTPDGPVRAREVGGPGPEEVFARAAEHGDEHAVKFADTALDVGDAPALAAALRAVEMIDPLG from the coding sequence ATGGGGAACGACAGCGGAGTACTGGACGAGGCGCTGGACCGGCTGCACGCCACGGGCCCGGAGTTCGAGGGCTGGCTGACCAACCACGCGCCGATGGCCGTGGAGGCCCTGGCTCGGCACGGCAGGGCGGACGCGGTGCACACCTGGCTGGACCGCTACCGCGGCCGGTTGGACGAGGCGCCGCGGCCGTACGAGCGAGTCACCGCCGCGGGGTGGCGGGAGGCGCTCGGCGACCACCGGCGGCTGGCGGACTGGACGGACTTCTTCCTGCAGGAGACGGCCGAGCAGCCGTGGCGCGCGGTCCTCGGCCTGTGGTGGCCCAGACTGCTGCCCGGCATCAGCGGCGCCGCCACCCACCCGGTGATCCGGATCGGCCACGCCGTGCGCACCCTCCTGCACGACGGCGAGACCGCGCCGCGCCGCGCCGAACTCGCCCATGCGCTGGGCTACTGGGCGGCACGGCACGCCGTGCTGCCGGAGGATCTGCGCCCGGTCCGGGCTCCGGACGGCGCACCGGCCGCGCTGGACGCCGTACGGCCGGTGCGGCAGGAGGGGGGAATCCGGGACCGCCTGGCGCGGCTCGGCGAGCTGCCCGCCTGGCCGGGCGGGACGGTGCCGGAGCCGGAGGCGGCACGGGAGCGGCTGGTCGAGCTGGTGCGCGCCGCCACCCACCGGTACGGCACCCGCGCGCACGGGTCGCCGGTGATGCTGGTGCACGCGGCGACCGCGCCCAACGCGGTGCTGCGCACCCTCCCGGCGCTGGCTCCGCAGCTGTGGGAGCCGAGCCTGCGGGCGGCGTGGGCGGCGGCCGCGGCCGTCACCGCGGCCTACACCCCGGACGGACCGGTCCGGGCGCGGGAGGTGGGCGGCCCGGGGCCCGAGGAGGTGTTCGCCCGGGCAGCCGAGCACGGCGACGAACATGCCGTGAAGTTCGCCGACACCGCGCTGGACGTGGGCGACGCACCGGCGCTGGCGGCGGCGTTGCGGGCCGTGGAGATGATCGACCCGCTGGGCTGA
- a CDS encoding DUF2332 domain-containing protein, which produces MTSSHLVRMIEFQAAACGELGSPLYAAVLRRVAGDVRYGGVCAEALDGYEEAPGPDAVALRLLGGVHALVLTGRVPALAAHYPSAGGTFDPAREDDLWAAFRAAVAGHLPHVRDWMERPPQTNEVGRSNVLLAGALHAAARRPMPVRLFEVGSSAGLNLLADGFRLTAPGLAWGPEGSSVELRHGWERPVPEWLTEAVARSPELRVVERRGCDRDPVDPLSPAGALVLRAYLWPDQTARSARLEGALRRASEVPAPVARQDADAFLAGVRLRPGTLTVVWHSVMRQYVPGEAWERVERELDRLAAASGPDAGFAHVAFEPRRVGDDHRFLLSVRVDGGAEELLAEAAPHGLPARAFTG; this is translated from the coding sequence ATGACGTCCTCCCACCTCGTCCGGATGATCGAGTTCCAGGCCGCGGCCTGCGGCGAGCTCGGCTCGCCGCTCTACGCGGCGGTGCTGCGACGGGTCGCCGGGGACGTGCGGTACGGCGGAGTGTGCGCCGAGGCGCTGGACGGATACGAGGAGGCGCCGGGTCCGGACGCGGTCGCCCTGCGGCTGCTCGGGGGCGTGCACGCGCTGGTACTCACCGGCCGCGTCCCGGCGCTGGCGGCCCACTACCCGAGCGCGGGCGGCACCTTCGATCCGGCGCGGGAGGACGATCTGTGGGCGGCGTTCCGCGCCGCGGTGGCCGGGCACCTACCGCACGTGCGGGACTGGATGGAGCGGCCGCCGCAGACCAACGAGGTGGGCCGGTCGAACGTGCTGCTGGCCGGTGCGCTGCACGCCGCAGCCCGGCGGCCGATGCCGGTGCGCCTGTTCGAGGTCGGTTCGAGCGCCGGTCTCAACCTGCTCGCGGACGGCTTCCGGCTGACCGCGCCCGGCCTCGCCTGGGGCCCCGAGGGCTCGTCCGTCGAGCTGCGCCACGGCTGGGAACGGCCGGTCCCGGAATGGCTCACGGAGGCCGTCGCCCGGTCACCCGAGCTGCGCGTGGTCGAGCGGCGCGGCTGCGACCGGGACCCGGTCGATCCGCTGTCCCCGGCCGGCGCGCTGGTGCTGCGCGCGTACCTGTGGCCGGACCAGACGGCGCGCAGCGCGCGGCTGGAGGGAGCGCTGCGGCGGGCGAGCGAGGTGCCGGCCCCGGTGGCGCGGCAGGACGCGGACGCGTTCCTGGCCGGCGTTCGGCTGCGGCCGGGCACGCTGACCGTCGTGTGGCACTCGGTGATGCGGCAGTACGTTCCCGGGGAGGCGTGGGAGCGGGTGGAGCGGGAGCTGGACCGGCTGGCCGCGGCGAGCGGGCCGGACGCCGGCTTCGCGCACGTCGCCTTCGAGCCCCGCCGTGTGGGTGACGACCACCGCTTCCTGCTCTCGGTGCGGGTGGACGGCGGAGCGGAGGAGTTGCTGGCAGAGGCCGCGCCGCACGGGCTGCCCGCGCGGGCGTTCACCGGCTGA
- a CDS encoding ABC transporter ATP-binding protein, with protein sequence MQIRDLPFTDPGVPDVRSGLRLLLWLGGRQRAGQAKSLGWGLLHLVCIALFPVVVGLAVQAVVDGSGADLAKAGGLMAVLGTGVTVGDTMLHRTAVTNWITAAARVQQLLARRTAELGAVLTRRVAAGEVVAVSTGDIEKIGWCVESASRFSAALLTAVGVCVGLVVYEPQLGVLVAGGVCALAAAVLPLLPRATRRADLQREKAGRATELAADTVAGLRVLRGIGGEELFLSRYRSASQEVRRAAVRTARMWAVIEAVQVALPGLLLIAVVWHGAGMVADGRLAVGELVAVYGAVTFLLFPLRLFQEFAMAYSFSRPSARRAARVLGLRRTADGGLRAPADGGRTGEPAGDLYDPASGLVAEEGKFTAVVCGDPDTAGALAERLGGHAHGEAAGGADGAEERSVLLGGVPLDGLPLEAARRVVLVQDKDPVLLSGTLAELLDVPASGAVTPAEALDAAQCEDVLTALAQSSADVSDPLDARITERGRSLSGGQRQRLALARSLVTDPEVLVLDEPTSAVDSHTEARVADAVRRLRHGRTTVVLATSPLLLDRADRVLLVQGDRVAADGTHRDLLRTAPAYRAVVTRDTDDERAAGTRLAPDHGTAEGADETADDLAEELAEGTTRS encoded by the coding sequence ATGCAGATCCGCGACCTACCGTTCACCGATCCCGGCGTTCCCGACGTGCGGTCCGGGCTGCGGCTGCTGTTGTGGCTGGGCGGCCGACAGCGCGCCGGGCAGGCGAAGTCGCTGGGGTGGGGGCTGCTGCACCTGGTGTGCATCGCCCTGTTCCCGGTGGTGGTCGGGCTCGCCGTGCAGGCGGTGGTCGACGGTTCGGGAGCCGACCTGGCGAAGGCCGGCGGCCTGATGGCCGTACTGGGCACCGGGGTGACGGTGGGCGACACGATGCTGCACCGCACGGCCGTCACCAACTGGATCACGGCCGCGGCGCGCGTGCAGCAGCTGCTGGCCCGCCGCACGGCCGAGCTGGGCGCGGTTCTGACCCGCCGGGTCGCGGCGGGCGAGGTGGTCGCGGTGTCGACGGGCGACATCGAGAAGATCGGCTGGTGCGTGGAGTCCGCGTCCCGGTTCAGTGCGGCGCTGCTCACCGCGGTCGGCGTGTGCGTGGGCCTGGTGGTGTACGAGCCGCAGCTCGGCGTGCTGGTGGCCGGCGGGGTGTGCGCGCTGGCGGCGGCGGTGCTGCCGCTGCTGCCGCGGGCCACCCGGCGCGCGGACCTGCAGCGTGAGAAGGCGGGCCGCGCCACGGAGCTGGCCGCCGACACCGTCGCCGGACTGCGGGTCCTGCGCGGCATCGGCGGCGAGGAGCTGTTCCTGAGCCGGTACCGGTCGGCCTCGCAGGAGGTGCGGCGGGCGGCGGTGCGCACGGCACGGATGTGGGCGGTGATCGAGGCGGTGCAGGTGGCACTGCCGGGGCTGCTGCTCATCGCGGTGGTGTGGCACGGCGCCGGGATGGTCGCGGACGGCCGCCTCGCCGTGGGCGAACTGGTCGCGGTCTACGGCGCGGTGACGTTCCTGCTGTTCCCGCTGCGGCTGTTCCAGGAGTTCGCCATGGCCTACTCCTTCTCCCGCCCGTCGGCGCGCCGCGCCGCACGCGTGCTGGGGCTGCGCCGCACGGCGGACGGGGGCCTCCGGGCTCCGGCGGACGGCGGGCGGACCGGGGAACCGGCGGGCGACCTGTACGACCCGGCAAGCGGACTGGTCGCCGAGGAAGGGAAGTTCACCGCCGTGGTCTGCGGCGACCCGGACACCGCGGGCGCGCTCGCCGAACGGCTCGGAGGCCACGCCCACGGCGAGGCCGCGGGCGGCGCGGACGGGGCCGAGGAGCGGTCGGTGCTGCTGGGCGGCGTCCCGCTGGACGGGCTGCCGTTGGAGGCGGCCCGCCGCGTGGTGCTGGTGCAGGACAAGGACCCCGTGCTGCTCTCCGGGACGCTGGCGGAGCTGCTGGACGTGCCCGCCTCCGGCGCGGTGACCCCCGCCGAGGCCCTGGACGCGGCGCAGTGCGAGGACGTGCTGACCGCGCTGGCACAGAGTTCCGCGGACGTGTCCGATCCGCTGGACGCGCGGATCACCGAACGTGGCCGCTCCCTGTCCGGTGGCCAGCGGCAGCGGCTTGCGCTGGCCCGCTCGCTGGTCACCGACCCGGAGGTGCTGGTGCTGGACGAGCCGACCAGCGCCGTCGACTCGCACACAGAGGCGCGCGTCGCCGACGCCGTCCGCCGACTGCGCCACGGCCGCACCACGGTGGTGCTGGCGACCAGCCCCCTGCTGCTGGACCGCGCGGACCGCGTGCTGCTGGTGCAGGGCGACCGGGTGGCCGCCGACGGCACGCACCGGGACCTCCTGCGCACCGCACCGGCCTACCGGGCCGTCGTCACGCGCGACACAGACGACGAGCGCGCCGCCGGCACCCGCCTCGCCCCGGACCACGGGACGGCGGAGGGTGCCGACGAGACCGCCGACGACCTGGCCGAAGAACTCGCTGAAGGGACCACCCGTTCATGA
- a CDS encoding ABC transporter ATP-binding protein — protein MWNPSPEDLKTAREQPAQIRRILRLFRPYRGRLAVVGLLVGASSLVSVASPFLLREILDTAIPERRTGLLTLLALGMILIAVTTSVFGVLQTLLSTTVGQRVMHDLRTGVYAKLQRMPLAFFTRTRTGEVQSRIANDIGGMQATVTSTATSLVSNFTSVVATVCAMLALDWRLTAVSLLLLPFFVWISRRVGRERKEHTARRQKQMAAMSAMVTESLSVSGILLGRTMGRADSLTDGFADESAHLARLEIRSSMAGRWRMATIGIVMAALPALLYWTAGLLLHLGGPTLTLGTLVAFVTLQQGLLRPAVSLLSTGVDMQTSLALFHRIFEYLDLTVDITEPERPVRLPAPRGEIRLEDVSFAYTPGGPPTLHALDLTVPAGSSLALVGATGSGKTTLGYLLPRLYDATAGRVTLDGVDVRDLDFDTLARAVGVVSQETYLFHTSVAENLRFARPGATDEELAAAARAAQIHEHIAALPDGYDTVVGERGHRFSGGEKQRLALARTILRDPPVLVLDEATSALDTRTEHAVQAAIDALSAGRTTVTIAHRLSTVRRADQIVVLDGGRIAERGTHTELLARGGRYAALVRRESAEPEGPPEDGAAEQPADGQGEDAGARAGSPVA, from the coding sequence CTGTGGAACCCGTCGCCCGAGGACCTGAAGACCGCGCGCGAGCAGCCCGCCCAGATCCGCCGCATCCTGCGCCTGTTCCGCCCCTACCGCGGGCGACTCGCGGTCGTCGGCCTGCTCGTCGGCGCCTCCTCGCTGGTCTCGGTCGCCTCGCCCTTCCTGCTCCGCGAGATCCTCGACACCGCGATTCCCGAGCGGCGCACCGGCCTGCTCACCCTGCTTGCGCTGGGCATGATCCTCATCGCCGTCACCACCAGCGTCTTCGGCGTCCTGCAGACGCTCCTGTCCACCACCGTCGGCCAGCGCGTCATGCACGACCTGCGCACCGGCGTCTACGCCAAGCTCCAGCGGATGCCGCTCGCGTTCTTCACCCGCACACGCACCGGCGAGGTGCAGTCCCGCATCGCCAACGACATCGGCGGCATGCAGGCAACGGTGACCTCCACCGCCACCTCGCTGGTCTCCAACTTCACCAGCGTGGTGGCGACCGTCTGCGCCATGCTCGCCCTCGACTGGCGGCTCACCGCCGTCTCGCTGCTCCTGCTGCCGTTCTTCGTCTGGATCAGCCGCCGGGTGGGCCGTGAGCGCAAGGAGCACACCGCGCGCCGGCAGAAGCAGATGGCGGCGATGTCCGCAATGGTCACCGAATCCCTGTCGGTCAGCGGCATCCTGCTGGGACGCACCATGGGCCGCGCCGACTCCCTCACCGACGGCTTCGCCGACGAGTCCGCGCACCTCGCACGCCTGGAGATCCGCTCCAGCATGGCCGGGCGCTGGCGGATGGCCACCATCGGCATCGTCATGGCCGCCCTCCCCGCCCTGCTCTACTGGACCGCCGGCCTGCTCCTCCACCTCGGCGGCCCCACGCTCACCCTCGGCACCCTGGTCGCCTTCGTCACCCTGCAGCAGGGCCTGCTGCGCCCCGCCGTCTCGCTGCTCTCCACCGGCGTGGACATGCAGACCTCGCTGGCGCTCTTCCACCGCATCTTCGAGTACCTCGACCTGACGGTGGACATCACCGAGCCCGAGCGGCCGGTACGGCTGCCCGCGCCGCGCGGCGAGATCCGGCTGGAGGACGTCTCCTTCGCCTACACCCCCGGCGGGCCGCCCACCCTGCACGCCCTCGACCTCACCGTGCCCGCCGGATCCAGCCTCGCGCTGGTCGGCGCCACCGGCTCCGGCAAGACCACGCTGGGATACCTGCTGCCCCGCCTGTACGACGCCACGGCGGGCCGCGTCACCCTCGACGGCGTCGACGTCCGCGACCTGGACTTCGACACCCTGGCCCGCGCGGTCGGCGTCGTGTCCCAGGAGACCTATCTCTTCCACACCTCCGTCGCCGAGAACCTGCGCTTCGCGCGCCCCGGCGCGACCGACGAGGAACTGGCCGCGGCGGCGCGGGCCGCGCAGATCCACGAGCACATCGCGGCCCTGCCGGACGGCTATGACACCGTCGTCGGCGAACGCGGCCACCGCTTCTCCGGCGGTGAGAAGCAGCGTCTCGCCCTGGCCCGTACGATCCTCCGCGACCCGCCCGTACTGGTTCTCGACGAGGCCACCAGCGCGCTGGACACCCGGACCGAACACGCGGTGCAGGCGGCGATCGACGCGCTCTCCGCCGGCCGCACCACGGTCACCATCGCGCACCGGCTGTCCACCGTCCGCCGCGCCGACCAGATCGTCGTCCTGGACGGCGGCCGTATCGCCGAACGCGGTACGCACACCGAACTGCTGGCCCGGGGAGGCCGTTACGCCGCCCTGGTCCGGCGGGAATCCGCAGAACCGGAGGGCCCGCCGGAGGACGGAGCGGCGGAGCAACCCGCGGACGGGCAGGGGGAGGACGCCGGAGCCCGGGCGGGCAGCCCGGTCGCGTGA